The following are encoded in a window of Phaeodactylum tricornutum CCAP 1055/1 chromosome 29, whole genome shotgun sequence genomic DNA:
- a CDS encoding predicted protein has translation MASQQDDPGFTFPQEVAYTVAPIISGLLSTLGSTAIIWMILTDWNRKIRRVKYRILLGLSLSDALSSIVQMFWGIMLPKGTPGSWGAIGNKATCSAHGFILQFGLSGSFYNTALSAYFYKSICFGMTDATFAAKYELWIHLTSVLFPLATAVGALILDIYSVTGGGCYIAPDPLRCHRRDDVECLRGENAYKYSWAVAGVPVVIFLLYITYTMFRIYQKVRQVSRRSERFEFRSTRVSYEMPDSENPSEEQRRQSVNGQDSNDNFSLRELVEQHGDTTELQRPPAVSFQLTGGNTGTSSGTASPPPTHPLPSASSRGRTSFNSRRSIQDSNRVSRIRETAIQAFLYVVAFFGTHFPSFILNNLEMFGGTSPFYLVFLASFAWPLQGFFNLFVFLRPRIRSCRRQEPSLSYCKAAYLALFHYDEARGRVNESQLTDATPDAAKFPSGSDSCNGSQALQMIRVSRLESIDDNDYREESLSSASAYEDETNNGPSTLDTVESYPASQVPDTATMADEESYSPDSFEASKEIKHVVSLLRTKEHPEENQDHDRN, from the coding sequence ATGGCATCGCAACAGGACGATCCTGGGTTCACCTTTCCTCAGGAGGTGGCGTACACCGTCGCCCCGATCATTTCAGGTCTCTTGTCGACCTTGGGATCAACGGCGATTATCTGGATGATCTTGACGGATTGGAATCGAAAAATTCGTCGTGTCAAGTACCGAATATTGTTGGGCTTGAGTTTGTCGGACGCCCTGAGTTCGATAGTACAGATGTTCTGGGGAATCATGCTGCCCAAGGGGACACCGGGTTCATGGGGGGCTATTGGGAACAAGGCAACCTGCAGTGCGCACGGATTTATTCTGCAGTTTGGCCTTTCGGGGAGCTTTTACAATACGGCGTTGTCAGCCTATTTCTACAAATCCATCTGCTTCGGCATGACCGACGCAACGTTCGCCGCCAAGTACGAACTCTGGATTCATCTGACGTCCGTTCTCTTTCCGTTGGCAACCGCCGTAGGCGCATTGATTCTGGACATTTACAGTGTCACCGGAGGAGGGTGTTACATTGCTCCGGACCCGCTACGATGTCACCGCCGCGACGACGTAGAGTGCCTGCGGGGAGAAAACGCCTACAAATACTCCTGGGCAGTCGCCGGAGTACCCGTGGTCATTTTCCTCCTCTATATTACCTACACGATGTTCCGGATTTATCAAAAAGTTCGCCAAGTCTCCCGACGCTCGGAACGATTCGAGTTTCGCTCAACGCGCGTGTCCTACGAAATGCCCGATTCGGAAAATCCGTCGGAAGAACAACGGCGACAGTCCGTGAACGGCCAAGATAGCAACGACAACTTTTCGCTCCGCGAATTGGTTGAGCAGCATGGGGATACCACGGAACTGCAGCGGCCTCCCGCGGTTTCATTCCAGCTCACTGGTGGCAATACTGGCACGTCATCCGGAACCGCTTCACCTCCTCCGACTCACCCTCTtccttcggcttcgtcgcgGGGAAGGACTTCTTTCAACAGCAGAAGATCCATCCAGGATTCCAACCGTGTCAGCCGTATCCGAGAGACAGCCATCCAAGCTTTCCTATACGTCGTTGCTTTCTTTGGAACCCACTTTCCGTCCTTTATTCTCAACAATTTGGAAATGTTTGGGGGCACCAGTCCCTTTTATTTGGTCTTCTTGGCTTCATTCGCCTGGCCCTTGCAAGGTTTCTTCAACCTCTTTGTGTTTTTGCGACCGAGAATACGTAGCTGCCGTCGACAAGAGCCATCCTTGTCCTACTGCAAGGCCGCCTATCTGGCGTTGTTCCACTACGACGAAGCTCGCGGTCGTGTCAACGAGTCGCAACTCACGGACGCCACCCCGGATGCGGCGAAGTTTCCTAGTGGCTCGGACTCGTGCAACGGCAGCCAAGCTCTGCAAATGATACGTGTATCACGTCTCGAATCcattgacgacaatgacTATCGAGAAGAAAGCTTGTCTTCTGCGTCCGCCTACGAAGACGAAACCAACAACGGGCCCTCCACGCTCGATACCGTTGAAAGCTACCCAGCGAGTCAAGTCCCCGACACGGCAACGATGGCGGACGAAGAAAGCTACTCGCCGGACTCTTTCGAAGCTTCCAAGGAAATCAAGCACGTTGTTTCTCTTTTACGGACAAAAGAGCACCCGGAAGAGAATCAGGACCATGACCGAAATTAA